The following are encoded together in the Lagopus muta isolate bLagMut1 chromosome 7, bLagMut1 primary, whole genome shotgun sequence genome:
- the SRI gene encoding sorcin isoform X2, producing MISMLDRDMSGTLGFNEFKELWAVVNGWKQHFVSFDSDSSGTVDRPELEKALTTMGFRLSPQAVSAITRRYSTHGKITFDDYIACCVKLRALTECFRRRDASQQGFVNFQYDDFIQCVMSI from the exons ATGATCTCAATGCTGGAC AGGGATATGTCCGGCACACTGGGATTTAATGAGTTTAAGGAACTGTGGGCTGTGGTCAATGGCTGGAAGCAGCACTTTGTAAGTTTTGACAGCGATAGCAGTGGGACGGTGGATCGCCCAGAACTGGAGAAAGCCTTGACAACTATGG GATTTAGATTGAGCCCGCAGGCAGTGTCTGCCATCACCAGGCGATACAGCACTCATGGAAAGATTACTTTTGACGATTACATCGCCTGCTGTGTGAAACTCAGAGCTCTCACTG AATGTTTTAGAAGAAGGGACGCATCTCAGCAGGGTTTTGTGAATTTCCAGTACGATGAT ttcattcagTGTGTTATGAGCATCTAA